One Lucilia cuprina isolate Lc7/37 chromosome 4, ASM2204524v1, whole genome shotgun sequence DNA segment encodes these proteins:
- the LOC111681822 gene encoding putative serine protease K12H4.7 yields the protein MFKFILIKLVVSILLFTSLNVVCGDHVFLRAFRNLHRDPGPRGSTRAHVETKWIEQKLDHFNENDNRTWQMRYMANDEFYQEGGPLFIHVGGEWTISPGSISSGHMYDMAKENNAYLFYTEHRYYGKSRPVSDLSNENMKYLHVRQALADLAHFIRTMKTTIPGMENSKVILSGGSYSATMVTWFKKLYPDLATGCWASSAPLFAKVDFVEYKEVTGESIRLVGGDSCYNRILNAIQQLEKMLTENRSADLRSSLNICDSFDDSNELDVWVLFSTISDIFAGIVQNHHGNTIQNACNKIMEGEDDLKGFTNFMLRYFDNKNCTDITYKTSVEDIKYTKFGNGMIRQWFYQTCNEYGWYQTSASMQQPFGTKFPAKLYTTLCQDAYGEEFTEEYIENQVKKTNEFFGGLQLEVENVYMTHGQLDPWRAMGIQEEGKATIIPMRAHCKDFGSITDKDNEELKASKIKLKELVKEWLKE from the exons atgtttaaatttattttaattaaattagtgGTTTCAATTTTACTATTTACATctttaaatgttgtttgtgGCGATCATGTTTTCTTGAGAGCTTTTAGAAATTTGCATCGTGATCCCGGTCCACGAGGTTCTACTCGTGCTCATGTGGAAACCAAATGGATAGAACAAAAATTGGATCATTTTAATGAGAATGATAATAGAACGTGGCAAATG cGTTATATGGCCAATGATGAATTCTATCAAGAAGGTGGCCCCTTATTTATACACGTTGGTGGAGAATGGACTATATCACCGGGTTCCATTAGTAGTGGTCATATGTATGATATGGCTAAAGAAAATAATGCCTATTTATTCTATACAGAACATCGTTATTATGGTAAAAGTAGACCCGTAAG TGATCTATCTAATGAGAACATGAAATATTTGCATGTTCGTCAGGCTTTGGCCGATTTGGCTCATTTTATACGGACCATGAAAACCACCATACCGGGCATGGAAAATTCTAAAGTCATATTAAGTGGTGGCTCATATTCGGCTACCATGGTGACATGGTTTAAGAAATTATATCCTGATTTGGCTACAGGATGTTGGGCCTCATCGGCACCTCTGTTTGCCAAGGTAGATTTTGTGG AATATAAAGAAGTTACTGGTGAGTCCATACGTTTAGTGGGCGGTGATTCCTGTTACAATCGTATATTAAATGCTATACAACAACTGGAGAAAATGTTAACCGAAAATAGATCGGCCGATTTGAGGAGTTCTTTAAATATCTGCGACAGCTTTGATGATAGCAATGAATTAGATGTTTGGGTATTATTTTCCACTATTTCGGATATATTTGCGGGTATAGTGCAAAATCATCA TGGCAATACCATACAAAATGCCTGCAATAAAATCATGGAAGGCGAAGATGACTTAAAAGGTTTTACCAATTTTATGTTGCgttattttgataataaaaattgtaccgATATTACCTATAAAACCTCGGTGGAAGATATTAAATATACCAAGTTTGGCAATGGCATGA TACGTCAATGGTTTTATCAAACCTGCAATGAATATGGTTGGTATCAGACCTCTGCCTCTATGCAACAACCGTTTGGTACCAAATTCCCTGCTAAATTATATACAACTCTGTGTCAAGATGCTTATGGCGAAGAATTTACGGAGGAATATATAgaaaatcaagttaaaaaaaCGAATGAATTTTTTGGAGGTCTACAACTTGAAGTTGAAAATGTCTATATGACTCATGGTCAATTGGATCCTTGGCGGGCAATGGGTATTCAAGAAGAGGGCAAAGCTACCATTATACCta tgCGTGCTCATTGCAAAGATTTTGGTTCCATTACGGACAAGGATAATGAAGAGCTGAAAGCTtcgaaaataaaacttaaggAATTAGTTAAAGAGTGGCTAAAggaataa